One genomic window of Anguilla anguilla isolate fAngAng1 chromosome 13, fAngAng1.pri, whole genome shotgun sequence includes the following:
- the amigo3 gene encoding amphoterin-induced protein 3, translating to MNVAQGVAGPLMVSSILLQLAGVSGCPSSCLCTADILSCGAQGLEQLPAQIPTYIATLDFSHNRLARLEEGEFAGLPRLDALRIAHNRLTRISPGAFRNSSGLRHLDLSSNELHVVEQHYFLELVGLEELLLFNNRITRVESKALTGLSSLRKAYFSHNRLTDFPFFSIQEHSHPSLHTLDLSSNRMPKLPLEDIAALPAAVQSGLFLHNNTLICECAMYAMFRRWEQRGYGSVRDYREEHTCLVYGERRASVRFFQHSRFFQNCSAKAQSLPGEPALSLLAYEGDSVLLDCRTSFGRGRGRRQQLSYLWVSPDQEYVVPPGNNGSLRMFANGSLEIVAARRQDSGVYLCMALDRRQPPANESREVNVTVVARHGEDESFNTGFTTLLGCVVSLVLVLMYLYLTPCQCWCRRRPPAPPPPATAHSPGNECSAQSSILTPTPPATTEGPGRKASGNSKHVVFLEPIKEVQNGRLRATLAIPPDHPKLQHPRGDTDSITSVFSDTPIVP from the coding sequence ATGAACGTTGCTCAGGGCGTGGCTGGCCCCCTGATGGTCAGCTCgatcctgctgcagctggccgGGGTCAGCGGCTGTCCGTCGAGCTGCCTGTGCACCGCCGACATCCTGAGCTGCGGGGCCCAGGGCCTGGAGCAGCTGCCCGCCCAGATTCCCACGTACATCGCCACGCTGGACTTCAGCCACAACCGGCTGGCGCGGCTGGAGGAGGGCGAGTTCGCCGGGCTGCCCCGCCTCGACGCCCTGCGCATCGCCCACAACCGGCTCACCCGCATCTCCCCCGGGGCCTTCCGGAACAGCAGCGGCCTCCGCCACCTGGACCTCTCCTCCAACGAGCTCCACGTGGTGGAGCAGCACTACTTCCTGGAGCTGGTGGGGCTGGAGGAGCTGTTGCTCTTCAACAACCGCATCACCCGGGTGGAGAGCAAGGCGCTGACGGGCCTCAGCAGCCTGCGCAAAGCCTACTTCAGCCACAACCGCCTCACCGACTTCCCCTTCTTCTCCATCCAGGAGCACAGCCACCCCTCGCTCCACACGCTGGACCTCTCCTCCAACCGCATGCCCAAGCTGCCGCTGGAGGACATCGCGGCGCTGCCCGCCGCCGTGCAGAGCGGGCTGTTCCTCCACAACAACACGCTGATCTGCGAGTGCGCCATGTACGCCATGTTCCGGCGCTGGGAGCAGAGGGGCTACGGCTCGGTGCGGGACTACCGGGAGGAGCACACCTGCCTGGTGTACGGGGAGCGCCGCGCCTCTGTGCGCTTCTTCCAGCACTCCCGCTTCTTCCAGAACTGCTCGGCCAAAGCGCAGAGCCTGCCGGGCGAGCCGGCGCTCAGCCTGCTGGCCTACGAGGGCGACTCGGTGCTGCTGGACTGCCGTACGTCCTTcgggagagggcggggcaggcgCCAGCAGCTGTCCTACCTGTGGGTGTCGCCGGACCAGGAGTACGTGGTGCCGCCCGGTAACAACGGCTCGCTGCGCATGTTCGCCAACGGCAGCCTGGAGATCGTGGCGGCCCGGCGGCAGGACTCGGGCGTGTACCTGTGCATGGCGCTGGACCGCCGGCAGCCGCCCGCCAACGAGTCGCGGGAGGTGAACGTGACGGTGGTGGCGCGGCACGGCGAGGACGAGTCCTTCAACACGGGCTTCACCACGCTGCTGGGCTGCGTGGTCAGCCTGGTGCTGGTGCTCATGTACCTGTACCTGACGCCCTGCCAGTGCTGGTGCCGCCGGCGCCCGCCggccccgccgccgcccgccacCGCGCACAGCCCCGGCAACGAGTGCAGCGCCCAGTCGTCCATCCTGACCCCGACCCCGCCCGCCACCACCGAGGGCCCGGGCCGCAAGGCCAGCGGCAACAGCAAGCACGTGGTCTTCCTGGAGCCCATCAAGGAGGTGCAGAACGGGCGGCTGAGGGCCACGCTGGCCATCCCCCCGGACCACCCCAAACTCCAGCATCCGCGGGGGGACACGGACTCCATCACCTCCGTCTTCTCGGACACGCCCATCGTGCCGTAG